AGGCGCGTTTGTGGTGGTGCGTTGTTGACAGCTGTTAGCACGttaatttgtgaaccgcaagcgtacggatcagttgtagctcttccctcatagtattcccccaaggtttatcaatccgtggaacttatagcacaagatctatttcaactagcattgttagtattaacttggcgTTTATGAAAGATTCAAATCCAATATACTAAGCATGTATAGACAGATAATAGATAGAGCAAAGATAatcaatctagagcaacctagattatgcatatgttgtaattctaagcatggatagcaaaacaacacagatatgatcttagtaaaaagcatctttaaatctacacctctggTTCGGATCCCAAAACCCctaccttacacaagaaagatcctatcacgatcGCCTGTATCAGCGCAAGCAAGTTAAAGGCATGATCTTAAGATCATATcaagatcaggcatgcaaatctggtcaccacgactacaagaacaccctaggcaatctatcatcgatctATAGATTGAAAAcaagcaaacccgataaagTATAAAACCATAAAAGGAGACACTTAGATTGCTAGGAATATGAACACATTTATTACTTCACCATAAATGactgtacatcacaagatcaccaatGGGATCCTACTTTGATCTTGTTGacttctagctccagaactccagcgtgatcttcctcgcagggtgatcacgccggcagaggttcgcctacgctaaccccccgacaactgcacggccctcAGCTCTCTAGAGAGGTGTCCACTTCTGCTTCTGTACTGCTTCACGTCAATTACGTCATCTTGGATATtgggctcggtggattttttggggtatttatagtgtagagagcgcgtggcaaaaataggaaggggagggggcgaaggaaatcccaggctgattggcctgggtCTTCCTTTTGGCCTCTCGTGTCCTGCTTCGTCTTCAAAATTTCTTTGGTGCtctggaatcttcttttcacttgtaGGCCTGACACGTCGGTAGCTTTGGGacgagattgatcttcaatgaattTCCAAATCTCCGTTTGATCTTctctgattcctctttgatcctgagTTGgatcttgccatatcttcataaacttagcccctaagcaaTGTTGGAGGGTTGCTTGTCAAAGATGGGCATCAGGGGCGCAGGAGGGTGCAAGGCCGATCCGCCTGGGCtactctaggccgatcggcctagccccttTCTGGATCCATTGATCTTCGTCTTCATCGGGTTCGAcgctcgttcagtgctttatcgAGAAATATGCTTTTAGGCCCAATTTTCTGAAAAACACAATGTcattgcatatgtgaaaatgatcgatttattaggtgtaatcaataatttaggtattaaattcatgtcattattgaagataaacaggggtaaaaatATGTCAATAACGAACGTCAACATACGTGGGAAGACCGGAGGTCACCCCACCACCTCGCGAGTGCCCCTTCCAACCTGCATTGCGTGGAATGACCAATTTTGACGTTCCACGCAGGACAAGCCTCTTTTGCATCTGTTGGGCTTGGCCCATGGGTTCGTCTGGGCTACCCATCACAGCTAGTTGCACCATCTGAGCCTGGCTGAAGCGTCATGCCGCCTACCAAACGCCGCCTTGCCTCGCGCCTCGCCTCGTCCACCTGTCCTCCCCCCGTGCTCTCGCCACCGaccccccgcgccgcgccgccacgccacgccgGGCCGGcacacgccgcgcgccgcgcccaccgccccgcTTTTAGGCGCGGCAGGCGGATTGCGTCGCAAGGCTTGTTGTTTACAACTGTCCCACCTCCCGTCCACCCACCTCATCCCaaaccccctccccctccatcgATCGCAAATCCCTCACCCTcccagagaaaaaaaaaaaatcacaccgAATCCCCCCTtcccctccatctcctcctcctcccccgcccgccgccgccgcgcagatccaccctcccccttccccgccgccgccgccatggcgaccTCCCGCACGTCCTGGGccgacgtcgccgacgccgagcccgcccctcctcctcccgccaccaccacccccgcccccgcccccgcccccgcccccgcccctgcCGCGGCCTCCAACGGCCCCGCCCGCTCCTCCTACGTCCCGCCCCACCTCCGCaaccgctcctcctccacctcctcctccgccgcccctcccccctcctcctccaccgccgcgcctccccgctccaccgccggcctcctctcccgccccgtcgccggcggcggcagcttcgggggcgccggcggtggcgggcccAGCACCTTCGGGggccgcccccgcggcggcccGCGGTGGGACCGCGAGCCGGACCCGTTCGCAAACTCCGACCCTCCTCtcccccctgccgccgccgacggcaccGCCCCGTTCGAGGAACACCAGAACACGGGCATCAACTTCGACGCGTACGAGGACATCCCCGTCGAGACGTCTGGGCGCGAGGTCCCGCCCCCCGTCGCCACGTTCGCGGAGATCGACCTCGGCGACGCGCTCAACGAGAACATCCGCCGGTGCCGGTACGTGCGCCCGACACCCGTGCAGCGCTACGCCATCCCGATCTCGCTCGCCGGGCGGGACCTCATGGCCTGCGCGCAGACGGGGTCCGGGAAGACGGCCGCCTTCTGCTTCCCCATCATCAGCGGCATCATGAGGGGGCCGCCAGCGGGGAGGCCGCAGCGGGGTGGGGGTATGGGGATGCGCACGGCGTACCCGTCCGCGCTCATCCTCTCCCCCACCAGAGAGCTCTCCATGCAGGTCGGATGCATGCACCGCTCGTTGCTTTTGTGTCTCTGTGCtcctctttatttttattttcttatacACGAGGTTATTACTTTCTTCATTGGTGTTGCTAGCTAATGCTGTGTCTTCTGTCCTGCGCGGCGGCAGATTCATGAGGAGGCTAGGAAATTTTCGTACCAGACGGGTGTTAGAGTGGTTGTTGCTTATGGAGGAGCGCCGATTACTCAGCAGGTCTGGTTCTTTCCTCTTTGGAGAATGATTCTGCGAAGGATTTGACATTGTTGATTTATTGATAGACCACCTGTACTCTTTAGTTAATAGTTTGATTGGTTCTGTTGAGGTTGTTTGCCTGGCATGAATTTGTCTAAACTAACCTTGTGTACAGAATTATGAGCTTTACATTGAAATTGTGCTTCTAGAATAGAATGCTAGGTTCATCTATTGACCTATTCTATTAAAGAGCTCTCATTAAAAAAAACTGTAGAATGAGCTTTACGCGATGTGGTGCAAGACTGCAAGATTAATCCAGAATATATGTTATATCATTCTAGCACAAATTGTTTATCCATTAAGACTTCCACACAAGACAAGCCTTTAAACTATTGCAAATCTTAGTTAGTTAATATAACTTGTAGTAACAATACATGAATCATAGTAGTTCCCCTAACTTAATTCATAACTTAAGATACGTGCTGCTGAACTATTACCACAACTTATTTTCTTAAGTTACTATCACATCCTAAACTTGTATTCTATCTTTGCAGTTAAGAGATCTTGAGAGGGGTGTTGACATTCTTGTGGCTACCCCTGGCCGTTTGGTTGACTTGTTGGAAAGGGCAAGAGTATCTTTGCAGTCAATTAGATACCTTGCCCTTGATGAGGCAGATAGAATGCTTGATATGGGTTTTGAACCACAAGTTAGGAGAATTGTTGAGCAAATGGACATGCCTCCACCAGGTGTCAGGCAGACATTGCTGTTTAGTGCGACATTCCCAAAAGAAATCCAGGTTGGCTGTTATTTCTTTGTTAATGATACGGTGATGTTAAATGTTAAACCTATTCATGGCCTGAATAAGAATCCCCACTTCTTGTAAGCTGTTGTTCTGCTAATAATTTTGTGGTCCCTGTTGCACATCTGTAATTTTCTGGTTATAGTTTCGGCATATTTGCACCCACTGATATCATGTTTCTGATTAGCATTCTAGGTAGTAGCTTCgcatttttttccttaaaatttCTTCCCATGCTAGAGGAGCTTAGGAAAAGCAACAAGATTTACATTCTTGGAAATCTTAGACCTTGTTACAGTTTTGTGCCCTGATGTGCTATGTGATTGCAATTTAGTTTAATATGATGTTTATAAATGATGGTGTTGCAATGTGATACTGCTATACTGGTGAAGCTGACTTTTCGTATGTTATTTATCGTATGATATTTAATGCTGATATTTAATTTGACATGCCTGATCTGTTTTTGTCTTCAATGGAGAAGCATTTGTATCTCAGGAAAGGATGCCATGACTACCTTGCCGTTGTATATATATTCCTTTCGTCTTTGTCTGCACTCAGCTTATGTTATGCATGAAAACTTGAAATGAAGAAAATAGTATGGACATTGGGTTGTCCTTTGCTAGCCATTACTTGTTCCAAACTCCAGTTTTCTTCTACAAACATCTTTTTTTACCTTGTTTGAGCTTCTCTTTGGCGATGATCATCTGTGACTTAACTTTATCCAGTTGCTTGCCATGCTGATCAATAGTATGTGCACTTAATATTTGACCTTGTATGTTTTCTAATTATTTTAATGCCAAAGTTGTTCCAGTTTTGCATTCTTAATGATATGGATGTTACTCTAATGAATACAGAGAATGGCATCAGACTTCCTGGAGAACTACATCTTCCTGGCTGTTGGAAGAGTTGGGTCAAGTACTGAATTGATTGTCCAGAGAATTGAATTTGTGCAGGAGGCAGATAAAAGAAGTCACCTGATGGACCTTCTTCATGCACAAAGAGATACTGGAAAGGTATTTGT
This genomic window from Setaria viridis chromosome 8, Setaria_viridis_v4.0, whole genome shotgun sequence contains:
- the LOC117834114 gene encoding DEAD-box ATP-dependent RNA helicase 52C, which gives rise to MATSRTSWADVADAEPAPPPPATTTPAPAPAPAPAPAAASNGPARSSYVPPHLRNRSSSTSSSAAPPPSSSTAAPPRSTAGLLSRPVAGGGSFGGAGGGGPSTFGGRPRGGPRWDREPDPFANSDPPLPPAAADGTAPFEEHQNTGINFDAYEDIPVETSGREVPPPVATFAEIDLGDALNENIRRCRYVRPTPVQRYAIPISLAGRDLMACAQTGSGKTAAFCFPIISGIMRGPPAGRPQRGGGMGMRTAYPSALILSPTRELSMQIHEEARKFSYQTGVRVVVAYGGAPITQQLRDLERGVDILVATPGRLVDLLERARVSLQSIRYLALDEADRMLDMGFEPQVRRIVEQMDMPPPGVRQTLLFSATFPKEIQRMASDFLENYIFLAVGRVGSSTELIVQRIEFVQEADKRSHLMDLLHAQRDTGKQNLTLVFVETKRGADSLESWLCMNGFPATSIHGDRNQQEREYALRSFKSGQTPILVATDVAARGLDIPHVAHVVNFDLPNDIDDYVHRIGRTGRAGKSGLATAFFNDNNSSLAKSLAELMQESNQEVPAWLSRYAARPSYGGGGGRNRRSGGGNRFGGRDFRNDSSSFSKGGSRGGGGDYYGGGSSGGGSSSYGGGGYGGAGAPSAWD